The following are from one region of the Nicotiana tomentosiformis chromosome 7, ASM39032v3, whole genome shotgun sequence genome:
- the LOC138896108 gene encoding uncharacterized protein, which produces MSVAEYQQKFLKLSRYAGSIIDGERDKCIRLEEALNGYIRKINKEEASKRENRFRKGNSDYGGSSKKGKFDYSKPESAQKSSYHKQNKPNFSTASTPSYVQAKTYTPTCAQCRMNHYGACRRAYDACFYCGSLDHIVKDYPNPNPLSYTHTEGSVQKHDTTHSQANSGARPRNVQAAGSGGANQAFGSRSTARVYAIRQKNDQDGPDVVVGKFNLFGISVVTLFDPGSSHSYVCSSLTFPDTVKSVRLDFDVLVTSPLGHQAVVNRIYRDCPFMIQNLVFPADLLEMPFQDYDVIVGMDWLHRYHALVDCRLKQVTFITPAYSHIVVQEERSLTSNIISAVLARKIICQGCDAYLAHIVDTLLGSPSLKDIPTVCDFPDVFPDGLPGLPPEREIEFPIELVPGTTPISITPYRMTPAELKYISPWGAPVLFVKNKDGTLRLCIDYRQLNKLRMREKDIPKTAFRTRYGHYEFLVMPFGLTNAPAAFMDLMNHRGNSTRSFPKREFWLSEVAFLGHIVSAEGVKVDPSKIKVIVDWKPPKTPTEIRSFLGLAGYYRRRQVCVDDKCQESYEKLKSLLTQAPILSLPAEGKDYVIYSDASHRSLGCVLMQEGKVIAYASRKLKSHELNYPTHDLELAAIVFALKIWRHYLYGGKCHIFTDHKSLKYLDALSRNSLASLTLSPLPLLLELRAMNACLSFNSNGSIIANFQVKPVLLEQVQEAQKLCVPNDDELRKQILIEAHSSPYAMHPGGTKMYLAIKKHY; this is translated from the exons ATGTCTGTTGCAGAGTATCAACAAAAATTTCTCAAGCTTTCTCGCTATGCTGGAAGTATTATTGATGGTGAAAGAGACAAGTGCATAAGATTAGAAGAAGCTTTGAATGGTTACATTCGAAA AATTAACAAGGAAGAAGCTAGTAAGAGAGAAAACAGGTTTAGGAAGGGTAATTCAGATTATGGCGGTTCATCCAAGAAAGGAAAGTTTGACTATTCCAAGCCTGAAAGTGCACAGAAATCATCATATCATAAGCAGAATAAGCCAAATTTTTCTACTGCTAGTACTCCAAGTTATGTCCAAGCCAAAACTTATACACCTACTTGTGCACAGTGCAGGATGAATCACTATGGTGCCTGCAGAAGAGCTTATGATGCTTGTTTTTATTGTGGAAGTCTGGATCATATAGTTAAGGATTATCCTAATCCTAATCCTCTTTCTTATACACATACAGAGGGCTCAGTTCAAAAGCATGACACTACTCATTCTCAAGCTAATAGCGGTGCAAGACCTAGAAATGTACAAGCAGCAGGTTCGGGTGGAGCTAATCAGGCTTTTGGATCAAGATCTACTGCACGAGTCTATGCTATAAGACAAAAGAATGACCAAGATGGCCCGGACGTGGTTGTTGGTAAATTTAACTTATTTGGCATATCTGTTGTTACATTATTTGATCCTGGATCTTCGCACTCTTATGTTTGCTCATCACTTACATTTCCTGATACTGTTAAATCTGTAAGACTTGACTTTGATGTGCTGGTCACGAGTCCATTAGGTCATCAGGCTGTTGTTAACAGGATTTACCGAGATTGTCCATTCATGATTCAAAATTTGGTCTTCCCTGCAGACTTGCTTGAAATGCCCTTCCAAGACTATGATGTTATTGTTGGTATGGATTGGCTCCATAGGTACCATGCATTGGTTGATTGTAGGTTGAAGCAAGTGACTTTTATAACTCCTGCATATTCACACATAGTAGTTCAAGAAGAAAGATCATTGACATCTAATATTATTTCTGCGGTCTTGGCAAGGAAGATAATTTGTCAAGGTTGTGATGCCTATCTTGCTCATATAGTCGATACACTATTGGGGAGTCCAAGTCTTAAGGACATACCCACCGTGTGTgactttcctgatgtatttcctgaTGGTCTTCCTGGGTTGCCTCCAGAAAGAGAGATTGAATTTCCTATAGAGCTTGTCCCTGGAACTACTCCTATTTCTATCACTCCTTATAGAATGACTCCAGCTGAATTAAAATA TATTTCGCCTTGGGGAGCTCCTGTTTTATTTGtgaaaaacaaagatggaactcTTAGGCTTTGCATTGATTACcgacagctgaacaag TTGCGCATGAGGGAGAAAGATATTCCTAAAACTGCTTTTAGGACCAggtatggccattatgaatttttggtaatgccatttggtttgacaaatgcTCCTGCTGCATTTATGGATCTAATGAACCAT AGAGGCAACTCTACGCGAAGCTTTCCAAAACGTGAATTTTGGCTGAGTGAAGTGGcgtttttggggcatattgtatcagctgAAGGTGTGAAGGTTGATCCTAGTAAGATTAAAGTTATTGTTGATTGGAAACCTCCTAAAACTCCAACTGAGATcagaagtttcttgggtttagcaggaTACTATAGGAG ACGCCAAGTTTGTGTGGATGACAAGTGTCAAGAGAGCTATGAAAAGCTCAAATCCTTGTTGACACAAGCTCCAATACTTTCTTTGCCAGCTGAAGGAAAAGATTATGTGATATACAGTGATGCATCTCACCGTAGCttgggttgtgttttgatgcaagaagggaaagtaattgcttatgcctCTCGAAAGTTGAAATCGCATGAGTTGAATTATCCCACTCACGATCTTGAACTTGCTGCCAttgtttttgccttaaaaatttggaggcattacttgtacggggGGAAGTGTCACATATTTACTGATCACAAAAGTTTGAAGTACTTGG atgcatTGAGTCGCAATTCCCTTGCAAGTTTAACTCTAAGTCCTTTGCCTTTGCTTCTTGAATTAAGAGCCATGAATGCTTGTCTTTCATTTAATTCTAATGGTTCTATCATTGCTAATTTTCAAGTCAAGCCAGTCTTACTTGAGCAGGTTCAAGAAGCACAGAA gttGTGTGTTCCTAATGATGATGAATTGAGAAAGCAGATCTTGATTGAAGCACATAGTTCACCTTATGCAATGCATCCTGGAGGTACTAAAATGTATCTAGCCATCAAGAAGCACTACTGA